The DNA sequence AAAGCCCGGTGGAGAAATGGAGCAATGGAAAGCCTTGAAGTCGGCAGCGTGTGAAGCGATGGTGCGTCTTGGTGGGACAGTGACGCATCATCACTCGGTTGGGCGTATCCATCGACCGTGGTACGATCAACAACGTCCCGAGCTTGTTGCGACCGCTCTCCGGGCGGCAAAAGCCTCATTAGATCCGCAAGGGTTGTTGAATCCGGGTGTGTTAATTGATCCACAACGGTGAGTAAGCAATCAGCTCTCAGCTTTCAGCTACCAGCTAAGAGGGAACAGGCAGAAAAGCGTTGTTCTTTTTCTTTCCCTATTTTGGCTGAGAGCTGACCGCTGATGGCTGAATGCTCGTCGCCTGATTGCTGAGAGCTGCTTGTTATTGTGTATAATTTATCTGGCCACCAGACTCCGGTGAGATTTGTAGTGTTGAGGAGAATGCGAGTATGCCAGGTTCAATGAAAGCGATTCTTGACGCGATTAATTCAGGGCAGGCAAAGTCAGACGATTACGCGGCGATGCCTTTGCCTGAGTCGATGCGCGCGGTGACGACTCACAAAGACGAAATGCAGATGTTCGATGGGCTGGCTTCGGAAAAGAAGGACCCACGCAAGAGTTTACATGTCGATGAAGTGCCGCTGCCTGAAGTTGGTCCCAATGAGGCGCTTGTGGCAGTGATGGCGACCAGCATTAACTTCAATACCGTCTGGAGCGCGATCTTTGAACCTATTCCAACCTTCCAATTTCTCGAACGGGCGGCCAAGAAAAGTCCGTGGGATAAACGTCACAACTTGCCGTATCACATTTTAGGGAGCGACGGTTCTGGCGTAATTCTCAAGGTTGGACCTGGGGTGACGCTATTCAAGCCCGGTGATGAGGTGACGATTCACTGCAACTACGTCGATATGCAAGCTCCCGATGGCCATGACGATTCAATGCTTGATCCAGACCAACGCATCTGGGGGTTCGAGACCAACTTTGGTGGCATGGCAGAAATCGCGCTTGTCCGTGCCAATCAGCTCATGCCTAAGCCACCTCATCTGACGTGGGAAGAAGCCGCCTCGATGCCGTTGGTGAATTCGACCTCGTACCGCATGTTAGTGAGTCCCAACGGTACGCAAATTAAGCAAGGCGATATTGTGTTGATTTGGGGTGCTGTCGGTGGTCTTGGTGGCTTTGCCTTGCAGTATGTCCTCAACGCTGGCGCCTTTCCGATTTGTGTTGTGTCGTCGTAAGAGCGTGTTCGTCTCTGTGAAACGATTGGCGCACGTTGGGTGATTGACCGACGTGCAGAAGGTTATCAGTTCTGGAATGAAGATGGATCACAGAATGTGCGCGAGCTGCGTCGCCTCGGACAGAAAATTCGTGACCTCACAGAAGGTGAAGATCCTGATGTCGTGTACGAACATCCGGGGCACGATACCTTTGGCGCCAGTGTGTATCTCGCCCGTCCTGGTGGCAGTGTCGTCACTTGTGCGTCGACGACTGGCTACATGCACGAGTATGGCAATCGTTACTTATGGATGAACAAGAAGCGCATCATCGGTTCGCATTTTGCGAATTATCGTGAAGCGTGGGAAGCGAACCGCTTGGCGTGTAAACGGGCGATTCATCCACTCTTGTCCGAGACGTACCCGTTGACTGAAGCTGGCGAAGCGGCCTATCGCGTACACCACAACATGCAGATCGGCAAAATTGGCGTGCTGTGTTTGGCACCACAAGGCGGGATGGGCGTACGCGATCAAGCGGGTCGAGCACGACACATTGGTCAGATCAACCTGTATCGCAATGCCGTCAAAGGGCAGTTTAAGTTGGTGAAAACTGAGCCGTAAGGTCAAATGCAAGTCTCAAGCAAGTCTCAATATGTCAAAACAAGTCTCGAACAGGTCCTTGACTTGCCTTGACGTGTCTGAGACTTGTCCGAGACTTATTTGAGACTTGTCTTATGGTGCATATTTCCATCCGCCCTGCCACCGCCGCTGATGTTGAAACGATTCTCCGTTTCATCAAAGGCCTGGCCGCGTTTGAGAACGAGCCAGATGCGGTGAAGACGACAACTGCAGATCTGCTCCGCGACGGTTTTGGTGAGCAGCCCAAATTTGAAGTGTTAATTGCTGAAGCAGATACCGAGGCAGTGGGTTTTGCCTTATTCTTTCCCACCTACTCGACCTGGGAAGGACGAGCGGGAATTCATCTCGAAGATATTTTCGTACTGGAGCAGTGGCGCAGTCATGGGGTTGGGAAAAAGCTGATCATCGAATTGGCAAAAACTGCCGTTGCGCGTGGCTGCGGGCGTCTAGAACTCTCTGTACTCGATTGGAATCCCGCGCGTGAATTTTACCACCGTCTCGGCATTACCCATCAGAAAGAATGGTTGCCGTATCGGATCAGTGGTGATGCGCTTCGAGCGCTGAGTGAGACGACAAGCAAAAACCCCACAGCCTGAAGCCGACAGCCTTTCACACCTCGTTTGGGTGAAGGCCGATGGCCTTACGCTCCATATCAATCCCATACCATGGGAACAAACCTTCCTTCATGAAAAACATGATCACTCGTGATAAGTGGGTAATCGAGCACCTGAGCAGTGGCAACAATCACGCGATCAAACGGGTCGCGAATGGTCGAAAACTGAGCTGCTGCCAGGAGAACATCAAGTGTGTAGTCTTGAATGAAGAAAGGGCTAGGTTCGTGTTGATAGTCGGCCACAAGTTCAGGAAACGGTTTTGCAAGACGGATCGCTCCCTCTTCACTTAACCGCATTATCTCCTCAAGTACCGTTACTGGAATAACAATGCGTGACTTTCCCTGCTCAGCATCGCGAAAAACTCGTCGAGCATTCTTGCCGAGCTTCTGCGTTTTTCCTGTAGAGAAGAGAATGAGGGGATGTGTGTCAGTCACGTAGAGCATGACGTAATACCTCTCCGCTCCGTTTGAGAGCGGCCTCATACTCTGTAGTGAGTCGACGAGAGGCTTCGTCAAGGTCGCCAACGATTTCTATCAACTTTGCGTACGATCGCAATCCAGACTTATGCCGCTGGCGACGATACAGCGCGAGTTCTGCCATATCTTCCTCGTATCGTTTTGCATTGACTAACAGTGCGGCAAGATTTGAACGTTGCGTAATAGCAATCGGCCCGCCGCCAGTAGCAATCTCACGGGTAAGACGGCTGAGGGAGGCTCGTGCTTGTGCGAGACTCACAATTTTTTTTGCTTGCATAAGTTCCACCTGTACAAGCAGATGTACAAAATCTGATTTGCCTCGTCAAGCAATGAGAACGGAGGGGGAGTGGTTGTGTTTCGCTTGACTTACTCCACCCCCAACCGCTTCTTCCCCTCAGCGGACATCATGTCCGGATGCCATTGCGGGTCCCAAACAATGCGAACTTCGACGTCAGCAATATGAGGTAACGTTTCAATGCGCCGTTGCGCATCGCGGGCTATGGAAGGTCCCATGCCACAGCCTTGGGCGGTGAGGGTCATTTGTACTAACACGTTGTGCTTGCCATCTGGAAGCGGGTTGAGCTGAAGATCGTACACGAGTCCAAGATCAACAACATTGATAGGAATCTCGGGATCGTAGACCTCTCGCAACTGTGCCCACACCATATCTTCCGTGAGTGGCCCGTCGTTCCGTGCGGTTTCTCGGCTTCCTTGTGTGCGTTGTTTGCCGATCGCATCGGCATCTTTATCGGTAATACGAACGAGCCTGCCCAGTGTTGGGAGACGAAGCGTGTAGGTTTCCCCGAGTGCTTGGGTAATAAACGCTGGTGTTCCTTTGGGAACGGTGAAGGGCGTTCCTTGGGGAATTTGTGTTCCTTCACAATCGCGCGTCAGCACCACTTCTTCTTGCGCCATGGTTTATCACTCCTAGTGCAATGCGTGCGGCTCGCTTAAGGTAAAGGCGGCGATGGTGGCGTCAAATCGTTCACCTTTGGTGGTGATCATTTGATAGGTGCCGTGCATAGTGCCAAAGGAAGTGCTCAGGGGACAGCCGGAGGTGTACTCAAACGATTGGCCAGGGCCCAGGACAGGTTGCTCGCCAACTACGCCAGGACCGCGCACTTCTTCGACCTTGCCGTTGGCATCGGTGATGACCCAGTGACGACTGATGAGCTGAGAGGTCACCGAGCCTTCGTTGGAAATGGTAACGGTGTAGAGAAAGAACCACTGACTTTGTTGCGGTTTGGAGCGAGAAGGATCAAACCGTGCGTTGATACGCACGCGAATCCCATTAGTGACAGCATCGGAAGTGAACACAAACGACCTCGTACTTACGGCATCAAGATAGTGGCAGTCTAATAAGGAGGAGTTGTAACGTCAACGGGAAGGAGAGACTGACGCTGGGGGGACCGTGCGAAGGGTAGAGATGCCCCGGCGGGGCGTCTCTACGAGATTGGCTGCGGACTTAATAATCGTCATTGCGATATCGATCGCGCTCGCGACGACGGCGCTCTTCTTCATAGCGTTGCTCTTCGTAGTCACGTCGGCGTTGTTCTTAATAATAGCGATCATCTCCGTACCGCTCGCGTTCGCGCTGATCCATCTGACTGCCAATAACTGCACCGCCAACAGCGCCCGCCGCGCCGCCAATAGCGGCGCCTTTGCCTTTGCCAATCAACGCACCAGTTCCGGCACCGACGGCTCCACCAAGCAATGCGCCTTTCTCAGTGTTACTGAGGGGACGACCACAACTTGTCGTCGACAGAAGCGTAGCAACCGCAAACATCTGTACCGCGATTGCCATGTAGGTATTTCTCTGGCTCATGTGGAACTCCTTCACCCAAGAGCGGGATTTGAATTATTTGGGTAAGATATGTGGAGAGAGGATACCCAGCTAATGATCCTAACCGGCGTTTTCTATGGTAGCAAGCGTTCGGTGAAGACGATTTCAGCGCTGTGGCTTCTTCAAGAAGAATAGGAGTGCGAAGGCAATAAAGTTAAGGGAGGCACTCAAAAGAAACGCCAAACTATAACTTCCAGTGATAGTATACATATAGCCAGCGATGAGCGGACCAAAGGCCGCGGGAGCGCCAGACACCGCAAAAATGAACCCCGCAATTGCTCCAACCGACATGCGGCCAAAGAAATCCCCAATGATTGCCGGAAATAACGCAGTCACTCCACCATACGACAAACCAAAAATGGCAGCGGCAGGATATAACGTCGTCAATCCAGAACTCAGAGTGAAACCGAGAAACCCGAGTCCTTGCAGCACGAAACACAACCCGAGAGTAGCAACGCGACCCAGTCGGTCGGAAATTGTGGCGATAAACAAACGCCCAATCGAACCCGCGAGGCCGACGACACTGATCGTCATTGCTGCACGAAATTGTGGGATGCCAAGGTCGACAGCGAAGGGGACAAGGTGGACCATCGGCATGAACACCACCAGCCACGTCAATATGAAGACGAGGTTGAGTAACCAGAACGGGGTGGTGCGTTTTGCTTCAGCAAGCGTCCATTCGTCGCTTGCTATTACAGGCTGTGAGGAAGAGGGTGAAGATGGAAGTGGTGCTGGAGGAATCCCGTCGGGATGCAAGTTCATCTGCTCAGGATCACGAACCATAAATGCTGCGCATGCAGTAATAGCCGCAAGGCCGAGAATCCCAAGGGCGAGATACGCGCCACGCCAGCCAAAAGCAGAAATCAGCGCAGCCGCGAGCGGAGGAAAGAGAAAAGTGCCAAAGCTCGCCCCACTCGAAGTGAGGCCAATAGCGAAGCCGCGTTTCTCGATAAACCAGCGCACCACCGTCGCATTACATGGGACATAAGCCGCGCTCATGCCTGACGCAGCAATGAGCCCAAGAGACAGATACATCTGCCACACCGCTTGCACTTGACTGGTGAGGATAATGCCAACTCCTAACAGGCATCCACCGACAGTGATAACGATCCGCGGCCCCCAGCGATCAGTGAAACGGCCACTTACTGCACCGAGAGCACTGTAAAGAAATACATAGAGCGCATAGGGCCACGATAAACTGTCACGTCCCCAGCCGGTATCTTTTGAGATCTCTGGCAAGAACACGCCGAAACTGAACTGAATGCCGTAGGCGACACAAAGCACGGTAAAGGCGCAGCCAACCACGACCCAGCCGTAGAACGTCTTGGCTTTCGCAGGTGCCGTTGTGGCCGGTGAAGCGGAGAGACTGCTGCTGATGTCTTCTTGTTTCATTGGCTCGCCAGTATCCGGCACTGCGGCGTGTTGTCAAGGCAAGCGGAGTTCCCTTCTCCTTTGTCGAGCTTTCTGATAGCAGGAGACCCGAAGGGAGGGCGCTATGCCTACTGATCTCGCATTTCTTGATGCTACTGCTCAGGCTGAACTTGTCCGGCGCAAGGAAGTCACTCCACGTGAGCTTGTCGATGCCGCTATTTCTCGAATCGAGGCAGTTAACCCACAACTCAACGCTGTCATCGCGCCATTATTTGACAAAGCTCGTGCTCAAGCGGAATCGACGACGCTTGCCAATGGCCCCTTTCGTGGTGTGCCATTTTTGCTCAAAGATTTGGGTTGCCACTCGGCTGGTGATCCTTATCATCAAGGGATGCGATTTTTGCGAGATCTCAAATGGGTGGCGAAAAACGACACCTATATGGCTGCGAAGCTGCGCGCAGCGGGTTTCATCTTTGTTGGCAAGACCAATACCCCAGAACTCGCTATCCTCCCGACAACAGAACCAGAAGCGTATGGCCCAACGCGTAATCCATGGGATACCAACCGTTCTCCCGGTGGCTCAAGTGGCGGTGCCGCAGCGGCGGTTGCCTCGGGGATGGTTCCGGCTGCTCATGCCAATGATGGTGGCGGTTCGATCCGTATTCCTGCAGGGATATGTGGGTTAGTAGGTTTGAAGCCGTCGCGTGGGCGCGTTTCGCTGGGACCGGATCATGGCGAGATGTGGCAGGGGATGGCTATCGAACACGTTGTGACACGTTCAGTGCGAGACTCAGCGGCGATCCTTGATGCC is a window from the Deltaproteobacteria bacterium genome containing:
- the apaG gene encoding Co2+/Mg2+ efflux protein ApaG — translated: MFTSDAVTNGIRVRINARFDPSRSKPQQSQWFFLYTVTISNEGSVTSQLISRHWVITDANGKVEEVRGPGVVGEQPVLGPGQSFEYTSGCPLSTSFGTMHGTYQMITTKGERFDATIAAFTLSEPHALH
- a CDS encoding GNAT family N-acetyltransferase — encoded protein: MVHISIRPATAADVETILRFIKGLAAFENEPDAVKTTTADLLRDGFGEQPKFEVLIAEADTEAVGFALFFPTYSTWEGRAGIHLEDIFVLEQWRSHGVGKKLIIELAKTAVARGCGRLELSVLDWNPAREFYHRLGITHQKEWLPYRISGDALRALSETTSKNPTA
- a CDS encoding type II toxin-antitoxin system VapC family toxin is translated as MRPLSNGAERYYVMLYVTDTHPLILFSTGKTQKLGKNARRVFRDAEQGKSRIVIPVTVLEEIMRLSEEGAIRLAKPFPELVADYQHEPSPFFIQDYTLDVLLAAAQFSTIRDPFDRVIVATAQVLDYPLITSDHVFHEGRFVPMVWD
- a CDS encoding glycine zipper 2TM domain-containing protein; the encoded protein is MAIAVQMFAVATLLSTTSCGRPLSNTEKGALLGGAVGAGTGALIGKGKGAAIGGAAGAVGGAVIGSQMDQRERERYGDDRYY
- the sufT gene encoding putative Fe-S cluster assembly protein SufT, with the translated sequence MAQEEVVLTRDCEGTQIPQGTPFTVPKGTPAFITQALGETYTLRLPTLGRLVRITDKDADAIGKQRTQGSRETARNDGPLTEDMVWAQLREVYDPEIPINVVDLGLVYDLQLNPLPDGKHNVLVQMTLTAQGCGMGPSIARDAQRRIETLPHIADVEVRIVWDPQWHPDMMSAEGKKRLGVE
- a CDS encoding type II toxin-antitoxin system Phd/YefM family antitoxin; the encoded protein is MQAKKIVSLAQARASLSRLTREIATGGGPIAITQRSNLAALLVNAKRYEEDMAELALYRRQRHKSGLRSYAKLIEIVGDLDEASRRLTTEYEAALKRSGEVLRHALRD
- a CDS encoding MFS transporter, which encodes MKQEDISSSLSASPATTAPAKAKTFYGWVVVGCAFTVLCVAYGIQFSFGVFLPEISKDTGWGRDSLSWPYALYVFLYSALGAVSGRFTDRWGPRIVITVGGCLLGVGIILTSQVQAVWQMYLSLGLIAASGMSAAYVPCNATVVRWFIEKRGFAIGLTSSGASFGTFLFPPLAAALISAFGWRGAYLALGILGLAAITACAAFMVRDPEQMNLHPDGIPPAPLPSSPSSSQPVIASDEWTLAEAKRTTPFWLLNLVFILTWLVVFMPMVHLVPFAVDLGIPQFRAAMTISVVGLAGSIGRLFIATISDRLGRVATLGLCFVLQGLGFLGFTLSSGLTTLYPAAAIFGLSYGGVTALFPAIIGDFFGRMSVGAIAGFIFAVSGAPAAFGPLIAGYMYTITGSYSLAFLLSASLNFIAFALLFFLKKPQR